The Musa acuminata AAA Group cultivar baxijiao chromosome BXJ1-3, Cavendish_Baxijiao_AAA, whole genome shotgun sequence genome window below encodes:
- the LOC135614540 gene encoding probable protein phosphatase 2C 60, with product MLAALMNLLRACWQPSDRSVHSGSEVVGRQDGLLWYKDSGQHTNGEFSMAVVQANNLLEDQSQIESGPLSLLDTGPYGTFVGVYDGHGGPETSRYINDHLFQHLKRFAAEQQAMSADVIRKAYQATEEGFFSLVNKQWPMTPQIAAVGSCCLVGVICGSMLYTANLGDSRVVLGKLVKATGEVLAVQLSAEHNAGIESVRQELHSMHPEDKQIVVLKHNVWRVKGLIQVSRSIGDVYLKKAEFNREPLYAKFRLREPFKKPILSSEPSISVQLLQPQDQFLIFASDGLWEHLSNQEAVDIVHNGPHSGSARRLIKAALQEAAKKREMRYSDLKKIDRGVRRHFHDDITVIVVFLDDNLVSRASSHRGPTLSVRGGGFAPAPNSLAPCTTPSEPRAS from the exons ATGCTAGCAGCATTGATGAACCTACTGAGGGCCTGCTGGCAGCCATCGGATCGGTCTGTCCACTCAGGCTCTGAGGTCGTAGGCCGGCAGGATGGGCTTCTGTGGTACAAGGACAGCGGACAGCACACAAACGGTGAGTTCTCCATGGCTGTGGTCCAAGCAAACAACTTGCTTGAGGACCAGAGCCAGATCGAGTCTGGACCACTGAGTTTGCTTGATACCGGGCCATATGGTACCTTCGTGGGTGTGTATGATGGCCATGGAGGTCCAGAAACCTCCCGTTATATCAATGATCATCTCTTTCAGCATTTGAAAA GATTTGCAGCTGAACAGCAGGCCATGTCAGCTGATGTAATAAGGAAGGCATATCAAGCTACAGAGGAAGGTTTTTTCTCTCTGGTTAACAAGCAATGGCCTATGACACCTCAGATTGCAGCTGTTGGCTCGTGCTGTCTGGTTGGTGTAATCTGTGGTAGTATGCTATATACAGCTAATCTTGGGGATTCCCGTGTTGTTCTTGGGAAACTTGTAAAAGCAACTGGAGAAGTTTTGGCTGTCCAGTTGTCAGCAGAGCATAATGCTGGAATTGAGTCTGTGAGACAGGAGTTGCATTCAATGCACCCAGAAGACAAGCAAATTGTTGTCTTAAAGCATAATGTCTGGCGTGTGAAGGGCCTTATCCAG GTCTCTAGGTCGATTGGTGATGTATACCTAAAGAAGGCAGAATTTAACCGGGAACCACTATATGCGAAGTTTCGACTTCGTGAACCTTTCAAAAAACCCATACTCAGCTCAGAGCCATCGATTTCTGTGCAACTGCTGCAACCACAAGATCAGTTTCTTATATTTGCGTCTGATGGCCTCTGGGAGCATCTTAGCAACCAAGAAGCAGTGGATATTGTTCATAATGGTCCTCACAGT GGGAGTGCTCGGCGTCTAATCAAAGCTGCACTTCAGGAAGCAGCCAAGAAGAGGGAAATGAGATACTCTGACCTCAAGAAGATCGATCGTGGGGTTCGTCGTCATTTCCATGATGACATCACCGTGATCGTTGTGTTCCTCGATGACAATCTTGTTAGCAGGGCCAGCTCACACAGAGGCCCGACTTTGTCTGTAAGAGGGGGTGGGTTTGCCCCTGCTCCTAACTCTCTTGCCCCCTGTACGACGCCCTCCGAGCCCCGTGCCTCATGA